The genomic stretch AGCCCGTGCCGCGCCCAGTCGGTCGCCATACCCTTGGTCAGGTTGGCAATCGCCCCCTTGGACGCGGTGTAGGGCGCGATGCCCGGGCGCGCCAAAGCGGTCTGCACGGAAGCGATGTTGATGATCCGCCCGTGGCCTTGCGCAATCATGTGCCGCGCCGTGGCCTGACCCACATAAAAGGCCGAATTCACATTGGTCCGCATCAGCCGGTCAAAGGCTTCGACCTCGAAATCCTCCAGCGGCCCGCGATGCTGCATCCCTGCGTTGTTGATCAGGATGTCGATGGGCCGCGTCTGCACATAGCCGTCAACCGCCGCGCGCACCGCATCGGCATCGGTCACGTCAAAGGCCAGCGTGTCCACATCATGGCCCGCATCCCGCAGCCCCTGCGCCGCTTCTTCCAGCCGCGCGGCA from Pseudosulfitobacter sp. DSM 107133 encodes the following:
- a CDS encoding SDR family oxidoreductase, with product MELFDLGGRTALVTGASMGIGAALARGLAEAGARVVLNARNAARLEEAAQGLRDAGHDVDTLAFDVTDADAVRAAVDGYVQTRPIDILINNAGMQHRGPLEDFEVEAFDRLMRTNVNSAFYVGQATARHMIAQGHGRIINIASVQTALARPGIAPYTASKGAIANLTKGMATDWARHGLNCNAIAPGYFETPLNAALVADPAFTEWLEKRTPAGRWGRVEELVGAAIFLSSKASSFVNGQTIFVDGGITASL